DNA sequence from the Staphylococcus epidermidis genome:
ATTTTGTTCAGATAGAATAAGCTTCGTTTTCCCATCTGTTTTCACTGGTTTAATAAATGCATTAGTGTTTATTTCTTCAGGTAAAAATGATAAATTCCAGTATTGATCTAAAGCTATACCAAAATCAATATAATTTCTTCTAGTTTGCGTTAATTCATCTTTAACATCTTTAAATAAAGTAACTTCTTCTTCAGTAACAATGTCTATTTTTACCCATGAAGGAAACGCTCCTGTTTTCTGTCTAAACTTTTGAATTTCTTTAGTAATATCCCTTCTAAGGTAATTAGGCTTTTTTAATAATTTAACTTTGGCTTTTATATTAGATTTTCCAAGGCTTAAAAAAGTATATTCTTTTATTTCTATTGTTTTTTCAACATAATTAATCAATCTTTCTATATGATTTTCCATACTCATCTTTTTTCTCCTTTCAATTTAATATGATTTCAAACCAGGTCATATAGACCTGGCTTGAAACAACTTATAAATGAATCAATAGTGCTATTTTTCTTTATTATCTTTTTTACGACGTCTTCCTAATAATAATGCTCCTAAACCTGCAAATAAAGTTCCAAGTAATGTGCCTTTAGAATCATGATCTTCATTAGCGCCTGTATCAGGTAATTTATCTTTTGCATTTTTATCAGAGTCCGAGTCACTGTCTGCGTCTGAATCACTATCGGAATCAGAGTCGCTGTCTGCGTCCGAGTCACTGTCTGAATCCGAGTCACTATCGGAGTCCGAATCGCTGTCGGAGTCGGAGTCACTATCGGAATCCGAGTCACTGTCTGAATCGGAATCACTATCTGCGTCTGAGTCACTGTCTGAGTCGGAATCGCTATCGGAATCCGAATCGCTGTCAGAGTCTGAGTCGCTGTCTGAATCCGAGTCACTGTCTGAGTCCGAATCACTATCTGCGTCTGAGTCGCTATCTGAGTCCGAATCACTGTCGGAGTCGGAGTCACTGTCTGAATCTGAGTCACTATCGGAATCCGAGTCACTGTCTGCGTCGGAATCACTATCTGAATCGGAGTCACTGTCTGCGTCCGAGTCACTGTCTGAATCCGAGTCGCTATCTGAGTCCGAGTCACTGTCTGAATCTGAATCGGAGTCGCTGTCTGAGTCCGAATCACTGTCTGAATCCGAGTCACTATCGGAATCCGAATCGCTATCGGAATCCGAATCACTGTCTGAATCGGAGTCACTATCTGAGTCCGAGTCACTATCTGCGTCGGAATCACTATCTGAATCCGAGTCGCTGTCTGCATCCGAATCGCTATCGGAATCGGAATCACTATCTGCGTCTGAGTCACTATCTGAGTCAGAATCGCTGTCTGCGTCGGAATCACTATCTGAATCCGAGTCGCTATCGGAATCTGAGTCACTGTCTGAGTCAGAATCACTATCTGAATCCGAGTCGCTATCGGAATCTGAGTCACTGTCTGAATCCGAGTCACTGTCTGCGTCCGAGTCACTATCTGAGTCCGAATCGCTGTCTGAATCTGAATCACTGTCGGAGTCTGAGTCACTATCGGAATCCGAGTCACTGTCTGAATCCGAGTCACTGTCTGCGTCCGAATCGCTGTCTGAGTCTGAGTCACTATCGGAATCCGAGTCACTGTCTGCGTCCGAATCGCTGTCTGAGTCTGAGTCACTATCGGAATCCGAGTCACTGTCTGAATCCGAGTCACTGTCTGCGTCCGAATCACTATCTGAATCATCGTCAAAATAACCATTATCTATACTAAAGTCATCATGATCAGTAATCGTTACACGAACATCTTCCCCATCAGCATCTTTTTCATCATCATTTCCAGAATTTGCTGTAGTTTGAGTCATGCCTTCCGGTTTCTCAAAATGAATAATGTAATTACCACTATCTAAATTATCAAATTGATACTTCCCATTTTCATCAGTTGTTGTAGTGCTAATTATATTTCCTTTTTCATCCTTTAACGTTACTTTAACACCAGAAATTCCTTTTTCATTGTCATCTTGGATACCATCTTTATTTGTATCTTTCCATACATAATCTCCAACACTATATTTTGGTGTTTTGTAGAAACCACTATCAATTGTGAGATTATCAGCTCCGTTAATGACGCCTGTTGTTGTTATACCGTTGGAGTCTACAGTTATATCCTGACCTGAATTCGCTTTTGTCGGTGTATAACCTGATGGTGTCTCAAACTCGACTGTGTAGCTTCCATTTTCTAATCCTTTAAATTGATAATGACCACTTGCGTCTGTTGTCGTTGTGCCAATGGCATTTCCATTTTTATCTTTTAACGTCACTTTGACACCAGAAATCCCTTTTTCACTGTCGTCTTGAATACCGTCTTTATTTGTATCTTCCCATACATAGTCACCTAAGTTATATGTTGGCTTGTAGAAACCTGAGTCTATTGTTTTATTATCTGCATCTTTGACTGTGACTGTTGTTTTCGTACCATTTGAATCTTTACCTTCGTCACTTCCCGAATTTTGTTTAGTCGATGTGTAGCCTTCCGGCGTCTCAAATTCTATTGTGTAATCCCCGTTCTCTAAACCTGTGAATTCATATTTACCATTTGAATCTGTTGTCGTTGTGCCAATGGTATCTCCATTTTTATTTTTTAACGTCACTTTGACATTTGAAATTCCCTTTTCATTGTCATCTTGGATACCATCTTTATTTGTATCTTCCCATACATAATCTCCGACACTATATTTTGGTGTTTTGTAGAAACCACTATCAATTGTGAGATTATCAGCTCCGTTAATGACGCCTGTTGTTGTTATACCGTTGGAGTCTACAGTTATATCCTGACCTGAATTCGCTTTTGTCGGTGTATAACCTGATGGTGTCTCAAACTCGACTGTGTAGCTTCCATTTTCTAATCCTTTAAATTGATAATGACCACTTGCGTCTGTTGTCGTTGTGCCAATGGCATTTCCATTTTTATCTTTTAACGTCACTTTGACACCAGAAATCCCTTTTTCACTGTCGTCTTGAATACCATCTTTATTTGTATCTTCCCATACATAGTCACCTAAGTTATATGTTGGCTTGTAGAAACCTGAGTCTATTGTTTTATTATCTGCATCTTTGACTGTGACTGTTGTTTTCGTACCGTTTGAATCTTTACCTTCGTCACTTCCCGAATTTTGTTTAGTCGGTGTGTAGCCTTCCGGCGTCTCAAATTCTATTGTGTAATCCCCGTTCTCTAAACCTGTGAATTCATATTTACCATTTGAATCTGTTGTCGTTGTGCCAATAGTATCTCCATTTTTATTTTTTAACGTTACTTTAACACCAGAAATTCCTTTTTCATTGTCATCTTGGATACCATCTTTATTTGTATCTTCCCATACATAGTCACCTAAGTTATATGTTGGCTTGTAGAAACCTGAGTCTATTGTTTTATTATCTGCATCTTTGACTGTGACTGTTGTTTTCGTACCGTTTGAATCTTTACCTTCGTCACTTCCCGAATTTTGTTTAGTCGGTGTGTAGCCTTCCGGCGTCTCAAATTCTATTGTGTAATCCCCGTTCTCTAAACCTGTGAATTCATATTTACCATTTGAATCTGTTGTCGTTGTGCCAATAGTATCTCCATTTTTATTTTTTAACGTTACTTTAACACCAGAAATTCCTTTTTCATTGTCATCTTGGATACCATCTTTATTTGTATCTTCCCATACATAATCTCCGACATTGTATTTAGGAGTTAAATAAAAGCCAGTATCTACAGTCATATTATCAGCATTATTAATTGTTCCTTTGGCAACAACTACTTTACGTGTACCATCACGTTCACCATCTGAATCTATTGCATCATTTGTAGAATTATTTGCGGGAGATGGCGTGTAATTATCAGGAATCGCAAACTCGACTGTGTACGTTCCATTTTGTAAATTATCAAACTGATAATGTCCAGATTGATCAGTAGTTACACGTTGCAATTCTCTATTGTTACTGTCTTTAAGAGTAACATAAACACCTGCTAAACCTTTCTCATCATCATCTTGAACACCGTTTTTATTTTTATCTAACCATACATAGTCACCCAGACTATATGTAGGATTATCCCCTTGTGCTGTTGAAGAACCATTGAGATAAGACACCGTTGTAGACTTCGTTCCACGGTAAAAATCATTTGTATTGGTAGTACCATCTCTTGTTAACCAATATTCGGTATAAACATTTCCAGTTCCCGTTGGTCTCACTGCTTGAGTTACAATATACTTTTTACCATTTGCCATACTTCTAGCAAAATTGATATCAACTCTAGTACCATCTGCACTTACTTTAGGTGCAAATTGACTTGTCACATCTTTTACATTAGAACTATTTAAATCAGGATTGAAGCTATCTACCATCGCATTGGTATCCGTCACTTCGTAAACTTTCACTTCACCTGGTATAAATTTACCATTTTTTACTGTTGAGAAATATTTAGCATATTTAGGGTTTTGGTTATTTTGGTTTAGATAAACAACTTCGTTATGTTTATTATTTACATTATCCACATTTGCTACCGCTGCTGTAGTTGTATTGTCCTTTTTATTACCATAATCCACAATGAAGTCTTTTTTGACTACTTCGTTAGCAATCGTCACTTCCATAGGATAATTCTGATTATCCTTAATTGCTGTTTCCCTCTTAGGCGTCGCAATTAAATCAAAACTACCTGTAATATTTTGATATTGATCAACATAGTTAGTAAATGTATAAGTCGTCGTATTTGTAGTTTTATCATATACACCATTAGCTACAATAGAGCCATCCTTACTACGTAGTTGAGTTTTTATTGCAGGAAGTTCTAAACCACCCGGTCTAATATACTGACCATACTTAATAGTAAAAGTATCTCCCTCTTTTATGCTGTCATCTAATTCATAATTTGCTTTTAAATTAAATTGTTCGTTACTTGTTGGCCATATTACGTTATTAGCGTGATTATTACTCTTATTAAGTGAAAGCGTAGGGTTTGTGATTTTAACTTTATCATTCACATTTTTACCACTATTAGGCTCAGCAGCTAAACTCATTAAATTCATGCGTGGACTTGCACTCTTATGTGGTGAATTTTTTGATTGAGATGTGTTTAGAGCTAATGGCGTATCGACACCATAATCAGGGTTAGAAAAGTCTTTTTTTAGTGCTTCAGCAATGATTGCTTCATTGATTTGTTCTCTAGATGCAGCTTTTAAATCTAAATTATCTCTAACTGCATTTGTAATTGCTTCTGTTTCATTAGAATCAACACCTAAACTAGCTACAGCACTTCGTGTGTAATCTTGCTTATCATTGACTGAACTATCTGTTGAAACAGAAGGTGTTTTTAATTTAGTTGTCGTGTGTTCAACATCTTGAGTAGGTTCATCATTAAATTTTGTTTTATATACTTTTTGTTCTGATGGTTTTGAATCTAATTGTTTAGAAGGTGCTGACTGATTATCTGTACTGTCGTTATTTGCTTGTGATGAAGTTTTCTCACTTTGAGTTGGAGAGTCATTTGTGTCTAAATTTGATTTATTAGTAGACATTTGAGCTTGCTTAGTAGAATGTTCGTCTGTTTTACTTTCTTTAGATGTCGTTGAGGATGAATTTAAATTATCTTTTAAAGATGGATTATTCTTCTCAGTCGAATCTTGTTGTGTAGTTGAGGTTTTGGGTGTTTCAGCTATTGATTCCTCATTAACAGTTGGTGCTTCAACTTTTTTTACTTCAGTTGCATTGTTTACATTTGTTGTTTTCTCAGAACTATGTGATCCGTTGTCTAAATCGACTTGATTAAGTTTTGAGTTTTCATTATCACGACTACCTTTCTGTTCTTCTTTTGAAGCTGATTCTAATTGATTGTCTTCAGCCGCTTTAGCCTCATTGTCTGCGGCACCAAACATTAACGTAGCACCCACGAGTATTGAAGCTGTACCTACTGTGAACTTCCTAATCGAGTACTTGTTTACCTTGTTGGATAGAAAATCCACTCTCTTGTTAATTGGTCCTTGTCTTCTCTTTTTCATACTATACCTCCAGTTAAAATAAATATTTTACAAGGAAATAATTTGAATATTTACTTGTAAATTGCATTTACATTTTTATGTAAATACTTTATAAGCATAATTTATCCAATAAAGCAAAACAATACTTTTTTAAAAAAATAAATTAATATAATAATATAAATTACCCCAATTATTTTTATAATTACTTTTAATTCCTTTCATTTTTCGGCTTTTATTTCTATAAATAAAATTTAAAGATGCTTTATTATAAAAGTATAAAAGCATTTAACTTTTAGGAGTAAAAATGCTCTATAATGGAGGTTAGAAACTAATAATCTTTGCTACTAATTCTAAATTAGCAGTACAAAACAGATGAAAAATTAAATAATTATTTCTTTCTATAAAAACTTTAAAAG
Encoded proteins:
- a CDS encoding SdrD B-like domain-containing protein; this encodes MKKRRQGPINKRVDFLSNKVNKYSIRKFTVGTASILVGATLMFGAADNEAKAAEDNQLESASKEEQKGSRDNENSKLNQVDLDNGSHSSEKTTNVNNATEVKKVEAPTVNEESIAETPKTSTTQQDSTEKNNPSLKDNLNSSSTTSKESKTDEHSTKQAQMSTNKSNLDTNDSPTQSEKTSSQANNDSTDNQSAPSKQLDSKPSEQKVYKTKFNDEPTQDVEHTTTKLKTPSVSTDSSVNDKQDYTRSAVASLGVDSNETEAITNAVRDNLDLKAASREQINEAIIAEALKKDFSNPDYGVDTPLALNTSQSKNSPHKSASPRMNLMSLAAEPNSGKNVNDKVKITNPTLSLNKSNNHANNVIWPTSNEQFNLKANYELDDSIKEGDTFTIKYGQYIRPGGLELPAIKTQLRSKDGSIVANGVYDKTTNTTTYTFTNYVDQYQNITGSFDLIATPKRETAIKDNQNYPMEVTIANEVVKKDFIVDYGNKKDNTTTAAVANVDNVNNKHNEVVYLNQNNQNPKYAKYFSTVKNGKFIPGEVKVYEVTDTNAMVDSFNPDLNSSNVKDVTSQFAPKVSADGTRVDINFARSMANGKKYIVTQAVRPTGTGNVYTEYWLTRDGTTNTNDFYRGTKSTTVSYLNGSSTAQGDNPTYSLGDYVWLDKNKNGVQDDDEKGLAGVYVTLKDSNNRELQRVTTDQSGHYQFDNLQNGTYTVEFAIPDNYTPSPANNSTNDAIDSDGERDGTRKVVVAKGTINNADNMTVDTGFYLTPKYNVGDYVWEDTNKDGIQDDNEKGISGVKVTLKNKNGDTIGTTTTDSNGKYEFTGLENGDYTIEFETPEGYTPTKQNSGSDEGKDSNGTKTTVTVKDADNKTIDSGFYKPTYNLGDYVWEDTNKDGIQDDNEKGISGVKVTLKNKNGDTIGTTTTDSNGKYEFTGLENGDYTIEFETPEGYTPTKQNSGSDEGKDSNGTKTTVTVKDADNKTIDSGFYKPTYNLGDYVWEDTNKDGIQDDSEKGISGVKVTLKDKNGNAIGTTTTDASGHYQFKGLENGSYTVEFETPSGYTPTKANSGQDITVDSNGITTTGVINGADNLTIDSGFYKTPKYSVGDYVWEDTNKDGIQDDNEKGISNVKVTLKNKNGDTIGTTTTDSNGKYEFTGLENGDYTIEFETPEGYTSTKQNSGSDEGKDSNGTKTTVTVKDADNKTIDSGFYKPTYNLGDYVWEDTNKDGIQDDSEKGISGVKVTLKDKNGNAIGTTTTDASGHYQFKGLENGSYTVEFETPSGYTPTKANSGQDITVDSNGITTTGVINGADNLTIDSGFYKTPKYSVGDYVWKDTNKDGIQDDNEKGISGVKVTLKDEKGNIISTTTTDENGKYQFDNLDSGNYIIHFEKPEGMTQTTANSGNDDEKDADGEDVRVTITDHDDFSIDNGYFDDDSDSDSDADSDSDSDSDSDSDSDSDSDSDSDADSDSDSDSDSDSDSDSDADSDSDSDSDSDSDSDSDSDSDSDSDSDSDSDSDSDADSDSDSDSDSDSDSDSDSDSDSDSDSDSDSDSDSDSDSDSDADSDSDSDSDSDADSDSDSDSDSDADSDSDSDSDSDADSDSDSDSDSDSDSDSDSDSDSDSDSDSDSDSDSDSDSDSDSDSDSDSDSDSDSDSDSDSDADSDSDSDSDSDADSDSDSDSDSDSDSDSDSDSDSDSDSDSDADSDSDSDSDSDSDSDSDSDSDSDSDSDSDSDSDSDADSDSDSDSDSDSDSDSDSDSDSDSDSDSDSDSDSDADSDSDSDSDSDADSDSDSDKNAKDKLPDTGANEDHDSKGTLLGTLFAGLGALLLGRRRKKDNKEK